GATAAAAGCTACAACCTCTGAAGGGTTAGGATTTGTGGGAGCTAAAAAAGGATGCTCCGCATACTGCACAGCACTTTTATATAAATCAAAATGAGTTACACTTACCACGAAGTTACCGACATAATAAATTCTCAAAAACCTTTCTTGGAAAGTAAATATGGCTTGGAAAAAATCGGTATATTTAATTTTCAGCTTGATAAGCATGGTGTAAAAGAGGCTGATTTTTTAGTCCGGTTCAAAAAACCCATCGGAATGAAATTTATTGACTTCACTGAATTTATTGAAAGCTTACTGAACGTTGACGGAGAATTTCTTACTGAAGAAGGTCTTGAAAGCCTTAACGATGAAGCATTCAAAAACGGAATAAAAAATAAGGTGCATAATGTTTGAGAAAGATGATAAAATAATTGTAAAAAATATTATGGATTCATTTGATAACATATTCAGTGAAACTGAAAAAATTTCCTATGAAGAATTTAAATCCGATTCTGCAAAAGTCCGTACAGTACTTTCAGAAATAGAATCCATAGGTGATAATTGCAAAAACATTACGGGAGAATTCCGGCTCTCTAATGAAGAAGTGAACTGGAACTACATAATAAAAACTCGCAGAAGATTATCGCACAAAATAATTTCTGCTGTAAATACTGATGTCCTCTGGGCATTGATAAAAGAAGATTATCCGGGAATAAGAGATAACATTTCCAAATTATTAACCACATAAATTTTTGATAAGTATATTAAAGTCAGATGTACAGCTTGCCAATGTTACTACAATAAAATTAGGCGGCACGGCAAAATATTTTGCTCAGTTCAATAATGTTTATGAATTAAGACAGCTCCTGCAATTTGCAAAAAAGGAGAATCTGAAAATTCAGGTTATAGGCGGAGGAAGCAATATAATTTTTCCTGATGAAGGATTTAAAGGTCTTGTTTTAAAAAATCATATTAAAGAACTGAACTACGCCATTAATGAGCATGATGTTTTTTTAAAAGCCGGCGGCGGAAATAACTGGGATGAACTTGTTTCATTCTGTGTAAATGAAGGCGCGCAGGGAATTGAATGTCTCTCCGGAATTCCGGGCAGCGTTGGCGCTACTCCCATGCAGAATGTAGGAGCATACGGACAGGAGGTCGCAGATACAATTGTACATGTTCAGGCATTGCGTCTGGAAGATCTGGCAATAGTTAATTTTAACAGAGATGAATGCGGCTTTGGTTACAGGACAAGTATATTCAAACAGGAACAGAAAGATAAATACATTATTACTGAAGTTACTTTTATGCTAAGGCTGAACAAAGAACCTGAACTAAAATATAAAGAGCTTAAAGATGAAGTTGAAAAATTTTATGATTACAGTAACTTTTCAAACCGTGATAAATTAAAATTTGTAAGAGATAAGGTTATAGAAATAAGAAGAAGGAAATCTATGGTGATTGATGCGAATGATTCCAATTCAGTTTCATGCGGTTCTTTTTTTATGAATCCCGTTCTGAACGGAGAAGAATATAAAAAATTTGAAGAGACTTTATTTCACTTCCCTATTAAACCGAAAGTATTTCAGACGGACGGCAAATATAAAATACCTGCAGCATGGCTTATTGAGAATGCGGGATTTCACAAAGGTATGAACAGGAACGGCGCGGCAATTTCTGAAAATCATTCACTTGCTTTGGTGAACAGAGGATGTACATCTGCGCAGTTATTAGAATTAGCAAATGATATTCAAAACAAAGTTAAACAGTTCTTTGGAATTAATTTGGTAATGGAACCGGTTATTGTAATTAATAATTAGTAATGAGTAATTAATAACAACTTTTATCTTTTTGCTATCTCTGTGTAATTTTTTGCGCACTTTGCGGTGAAGTTTTGTGTGCTTTGCGTTAATTTAACTATTTTACCCTTTAGACTCGTTACAATTTATTAGAGTGAATATTTTTTTGAAATGTTGTATTTTTATTTATAGATAAGCTTGTGGCTAACACTCCTCACGAAAATACCAAAAGAGATATAAATTTATTAAGACGCGTTTCCGCCGGAGATGAGTCGGCAATCGGCGAACTTTACGATTTTTATAATAAGTATTTATACACAACAATTTACTTCATTTTAAAGAATGAAGCCGAAGCAGAAGATGTACTGCAGGAAGTCTTTTTCTTAATATGGGATAAAATAGATACTTACGATGAACGTCTGGGAAATCCAATTTCATGGATGACTCGTATCTCAAGGAACAAGGCTATAGATAAGCTGCGTGCAAAAAAACAAAATACTGATATCGATGAAACAAATGAGACTCTGATAATTGATATCAACGAGGACTATAAAAAAAGTAACCCTGAGTTTATTGCAGTTGCAGGGGAGGAACAAAAAGAAGTACTTGAAGCTATAAAAGAATTAGACGAGGTGCAGAGACAGTTAATAGAGTATGCCTATTACCAGGGCTTCTCTCATTCCGAACTCTCCGCGCACTTCAAAATTCCTTTAGGAACAGTTAAAACAAAGATCAGGTCAGCGATGATGTTTCTAAGAGAACGTTTAAAACATTTAAACTAAGATAAGGGTAGTATAATGCAAGATGACATAATATTAAATTCGATTGGCGCGCTTAGTGAACCTGAAAAGGAAAAACTAATCTCATCCCTCAGAGAAGCGGGATTTGAAGAAGTGTTTCTCACTTCCGACGTAAACAACATTGTTGAAAAAATAAATAATGCCATATTCAATAATCCAAGCAGATTGAAATCACCTTCTGCAGGATTAAAAGATAAAATTATGGCAAGAATAAAAACATCACCACGAAAAGACGAACATAAAGATTTTGATTTCAAGTTTGCAGATTCCAAAGATGACTGGTTTGACCACCCGGTATTAAATGCTGTTAAGGTGAAGGTTCTTTCTATCAACAGAGAAAACAATTATGCAATGTTGATGATGAAAGTCCCTGCGGGAAATGAATATCCCGAGCATCATCATTCAGCTCCGGAAGAATGTTTAATTCTTGAAGGCGATTTTCAGGCAGAGGGCAGAGTACTTGGTCCGGGTGATTTCCATCATGCAGAGCCCGATACGGACCATGGCAAACTTTATACACGCACGGGAGTGACTTTATTGTTGGTTGTAAATCCCGCAGATTACGGTCTATAGTTCTTTATTATAGTAAATACATAAAACAATTTTTGTTTTGGGGTGCCGGTAACTTATTCCTAAATTACCTGCTGAGATTACACCCACGAACCTGATCCGGTTAGTACCGGCGTA
The genomic region above belongs to Bacteroidota bacterium and contains:
- a CDS encoding DUF86 domain-containing protein, whose protein sequence is MFEKDDKIIVKNIMDSFDNIFSETEKISYEEFKSDSAKVRTVLSEIESIGDNCKNITGEFRLSNEEVNWNYIIKTRRRLSHKIISAVNTDVLWALIKEDYPGIRDNISKLLTT
- a CDS encoding UDP-N-acetylmuramate dehydrogenase, with the translated sequence MISILKSDVQLANVTTIKLGGTAKYFAQFNNVYELRQLLQFAKKENLKIQVIGGGSNIIFPDEGFKGLVLKNHIKELNYAINEHDVFLKAGGGNNWDELVSFCVNEGAQGIECLSGIPGSVGATPMQNVGAYGQEVADTIVHVQALRLEDLAIVNFNRDECGFGYRTSIFKQEQKDKYIITEVTFMLRLNKEPELKYKELKDEVEKFYDYSNFSNRDKLKFVRDKVIEIRRRKSMVIDANDSNSVSCGSFFMNPVLNGEEYKKFEETLFHFPIKPKVFQTDGKYKIPAAWLIENAGFHKGMNRNGAAISENHSLALVNRGCTSAQLLELANDIQNKVKQFFGINLVMEPVIVINN
- a CDS encoding sigma-70 family RNA polymerase sigma factor, encoding MANTPHENTKRDINLLRRVSAGDESAIGELYDFYNKYLYTTIYFILKNEAEAEDVLQEVFFLIWDKIDTYDERLGNPISWMTRISRNKAIDKLRAKKQNTDIDETNETLIIDINEDYKKSNPEFIAVAGEEQKEVLEAIKELDEVQRQLIEYAYYQGFSHSELSAHFKIPLGTVKTKIRSAMMFLRERLKHLN
- a CDS encoding cupin domain-containing protein; amino-acid sequence: MQDDIILNSIGALSEPEKEKLISSLREAGFEEVFLTSDVNNIVEKINNAIFNNPSRLKSPSAGLKDKIMARIKTSPRKDEHKDFDFKFADSKDDWFDHPVLNAVKVKVLSINRENNYAMLMMKVPAGNEYPEHHHSAPEECLILEGDFQAEGRVLGPGDFHHAEPDTDHGKLYTRTGVTLLLVVNPADYGL